Proteins from one Juglans microcarpa x Juglans regia isolate MS1-56 chromosome 6S, Jm3101_v1.0, whole genome shotgun sequence genomic window:
- the LOC121236602 gene encoding uncharacterized protein LOC121236602 — MKGVMRFGKKGKLSPRFIGPFEILDRIGPLAYRVALPPVLAGVHNVFHVSMLRMYVPDLTRIIDYKPLQIQEDMTYAKEPVRILEKKEQVIRTRTFPLVKVLWNNHATNEASWELEEEMRDKHPCLSDGSFDNL, encoded by the coding sequence atgaaaggagttatgagatttggaaagaagggcaaACTGAGCCCTAGATTTATCGGACcctttgagattcttgatcggaTTGGACCTTTGGCTTATAGGGTAGCACTTCCACCAGTACTTGCGGGGGTGCACAATGTATTTCATGTTTCCATGTTGAGGATGTATGTCCCTGACCTCACCCGCATTATTGACTATAAGCCACTTCAGATTCAGGAAGATATGACTTATGCGAAAGAACCAGTAcgaattttagaaaagaaagaacaagtgATACGGACTCGAACTTTTCCCTTGGTTAAGGTattgtggaataatcatgctacTAATGAAGCTTCTTGGGAATTGGAAGAAGAGATGCGAGATAAACACCCATGCCTTTCTGATGGGAGTTTTGATAACTTGTAA